From Glycine soja cultivar W05 chromosome 4, ASM419377v2, whole genome shotgun sequence, the proteins below share one genomic window:
- the LOC114408617 gene encoding uncharacterized protein LOC114408617 isoform X3 yields the protein MSYHKFNESQREQVVLRRLKQGEIVALISDAGMPGISDPGMELAKLCVSENILVVPIPGPCALVSALSASGLTTDEFTFVGFLPKHSELRRKRLMVSADQTTTQIFYVAPHKLSQFLDESSSIFGDARQCVIAREMTKLHEEG from the exons ATGAGTTATCACAAGTTCAATGAATCGCAAAGGGAACAGGTTGTGCTGAGGAGGTTGAAGCAGGGTGAGATTGTGGCTCTCATAAGTGATGCTGGAATGCCAGGCATCAGTGATCCCGGTATGGAGTTG GCCAAACTGTGTGTGAGTGAGAATATCCTGGTTGTTCCAATCCCTGGTCCCTGTGCTTTGGTATCAGCTCTTTCTGCCTCGGGTTTAACTACTGATGAATTTACATTTG TTGGTTTTCTTCCTAAACATTCGGAATTGAGAAGAAAAAGGCTCATGGTTTCAGCTGATCAAACTACAACTCAAATATTTTATGTTGCTCCTCACAAGCTTTCTCAGTTCCTTGATGAGAGTTCTTCAATTTTTGGTGATGCAAG GCAATGTGTTATTGCTCGGGAAATGACTAAGTTACATGAAGAG GGGTGA
- the LOC114408617 gene encoding uncharacterized protein LOC114408617 isoform X1, protein MSYHKFNESQREQVVLRRLKQGEIVALISDAGMPGISDPGMELAKLCVSENILVVPIPGPCALVSALSASGLTTDEFTFVGFLPKHSELRRKRLMVSADQTTTQIFYVAPHKLSQFLDESSSIFGDARQCVIAREMTKLHEERDDTLEENASRVKAIKCIKPAYAVPLHVVGRMDLAGAVFWYILIP, encoded by the exons ATGAGTTATCACAAGTTCAATGAATCGCAAAGGGAACAGGTTGTGCTGAGGAGGTTGAAGCAGGGTGAGATTGTGGCTCTCATAAGTGATGCTGGAATGCCAGGCATCAGTGATCCCGGTATGGAGTTG GCCAAACTGTGTGTGAGTGAGAATATCCTGGTTGTTCCAATCCCTGGTCCCTGTGCTTTGGTATCAGCTCTTTCTGCCTCGGGTTTAACTACTGATGAATTTACATTTG TTGGTTTTCTTCCTAAACATTCGGAATTGAGAAGAAAAAGGCTCATGGTTTCAGCTGATCAAACTACAACTCAAATATTTTATGTTGCTCCTCACAAGCTTTCTCAGTTCCTTGATGAGAGTTCTTCAATTTTTGGTGATGCAAG GCAATGTGTTATTGCTCGGGAAATGACTAAGTTACATGAAGAG CGGGATGACACCTTGGAGGAAAATGCTAGTAGAGTAAAAGCCATTAAATGCATTAAGCCTGCTTATGCAGTACCATTACACGTAGTTGGTCGAATGGATCTTGCCGGTGCTGTCTTTTGGTAcattttaattccttaa
- the LOC114408617 gene encoding uncharacterized protein LOC114408617 isoform X2, with amino-acid sequence MSYHKFNESQREQVVLRRLKQGEIVALISDAGMPGISDPGMELAKLCVSENILVVPIPGPCALVSALSASGLTTDEFTFVGFLPKHSELRRKRLMVSADQTTTQIFYVAPHKLSQFLDESSSIFGDARQCVIAREMTKLHEERDDTLEENASRVKAIKCIKPAYAVPLHVVGRMDLAGAVFWLV; translated from the exons ATGAGTTATCACAAGTTCAATGAATCGCAAAGGGAACAGGTTGTGCTGAGGAGGTTGAAGCAGGGTGAGATTGTGGCTCTCATAAGTGATGCTGGAATGCCAGGCATCAGTGATCCCGGTATGGAGTTG GCCAAACTGTGTGTGAGTGAGAATATCCTGGTTGTTCCAATCCCTGGTCCCTGTGCTTTGGTATCAGCTCTTTCTGCCTCGGGTTTAACTACTGATGAATTTACATTTG TTGGTTTTCTTCCTAAACATTCGGAATTGAGAAGAAAAAGGCTCATGGTTTCAGCTGATCAAACTACAACTCAAATATTTTATGTTGCTCCTCACAAGCTTTCTCAGTTCCTTGATGAGAGTTCTTCAATTTTTGGTGATGCAAG GCAATGTGTTATTGCTCGGGAAATGACTAAGTTACATGAAGAG CGGGATGACACCTTGGAGGAAAATGCTAGTAGAGTAAAAGCCATTAAATGCATTAAGCCTGCTTATGCAGTACCATTACACGTAGTTGGTCGAATGGATCTTGCCGGTGCTGTCTTTTG GTTAGTATAA